The following proteins are encoded in a genomic region of Chryseobacterium cucumeris:
- a CDS encoding 3-ketoacyl-ACP reductase, which yields MNINGKNAIITGGGRGLGKAVALALANEGVNVAITGRNEENLKMTVEEIKKSGVNSAYAVFSVDNEIQVKAGIESLAEQLGGIDILINNAGIGDFGSIEEMPSETWEQVIKTNLFGVYYAAKAAYPFMKAKGEGDIVNVASTAGLKGGPNMSAYAASKAAVVSLSQSMMAEWRKQNIRVITLTPSTIASDMSIQGGLTDGNPDKVLQPEDFAEWVRDILKMNRRALIANGSIFSTNP from the coding sequence ATGAATATAAACGGAAAAAATGCCATCATAACAGGTGGTGGAAGAGGATTAGGAAAAGCTGTTGCACTTGCTTTGGCTAATGAAGGAGTAAACGTTGCCATTACAGGAAGAAACGAGGAAAACCTTAAAATGACGGTTGAAGAAATCAAAAAATCAGGAGTAAATTCAGCATATGCCGTATTTTCTGTAGACAATGAAATTCAGGTAAAAGCTGGAATAGAATCTTTAGCAGAGCAGTTGGGAGGAATTGATATTCTGATCAATAATGCGGGAATCGGAGACTTTGGATCGATCGAAGAAATGCCATCCGAAACATGGGAGCAGGTGATTAAAACCAATCTTTTCGGGGTGTATTATGCAGCTAAGGCAGCTTATCCATTTATGAAAGCTAAAGGAGAAGGTGATATCGTGAACGTAGCTTCTACTGCAGGGCTGAAAGGGGGACCGAATATGTCTGCATACGCCGCTTCAAAAGCAGCCGTAGTATCTCTTTCTCAATCCATGATGGCAGAATGGAGAAAACAAAATATCCGTGTCATCACCTTGACTCCAAGTACAATTGCTTCAGATATGAGCATCCAGGGCGGTCTTACAGACGGAAATCCTGACAAAGTATTACAACCGGAAGATTTCGCAGAATGGGTAAGAGATATTCTCAAAATGAACAGAAGAGCGCTGATCGCTAACGGTTCTATTTTCTCTACGAATCCTTAA